A window of Chryseobacterium shandongense genomic DNA:
GTGATGCTCGACCATAAAGCCCACAAATATGGTGATGAGAAATTCAACAAATTAGCCAAAGCAGGCTGGATCAAACAAACCGGAACTGGTCTTGGAAAGGCAATCTTCTTTTCAAAATTAATCATCATTACTTCTCTGATCCCGATTTTTTCATTTCAAAAAGTGGAAGGAAAAATGTTTTCACCATTGGCATTTACGTTAGGTTTTGCTTTAATGGGTGCTTTGATTTTTACTTTAACGCTCGTTCCGGTGCTTTCGCACATCCTGTTAAATAAAAATGTAAAGGAAAAAAATAATCCGTTCGTGAATTTCTGGGACAGAATTGTGTTGAAAGGATTCAATTTTACCTTTAAACATAAAAAACTGAGTTTAATTGTTTCTCTGTCATTTTTAGCCGTAACCTTATTTTCAGGGAAGTTTTTGGGAACCGAATTTTTGCCGCAGTTAAATGAAGGTTCATTGTGGATTACCGCCGAAATGCCGATGAGCTCCTCCTTGAAAGAATCCTTAAAAACAGCAGATCTTCTCAAGAAAGACATCATGAGTTTTCCTGAAGTGACTGATGTCCTCGCGCAGACCGGAAGAAGCAATGACGGAACCGACCCGAATGGTTTTGGTTTCGTACAGTTTGCCGTGAATCTTAAACCCAAAGAAGACTGGAAAAGAAATATAACCTATGATGAACTCATTGAAGAAATTGACAAAAAAATGAGAAACTATCAGGGTATTACATTCAATTATTCCCAGCCGATTTCAGACAACGTGGCTGAAGCAGTTGCCGGTTTCAAAGCAGAAAACGGAATTAAAATTTACGGGGACAATCTTCAGACGCTGGATATTCTGGCTGAAAAAGTTTTAAAACAAGTTAAGGATATCGAAGGGGTAAAAGATGCTGGAATCATTAAAAATATAGGTCAGCCGGAAGTAAGTGTAGTTCTCGACAGGGATAAAATGGCTGCTTACGGAGTAATGCCAGATGATGCGCAGTCTGTTCTGGAAATGGCTTTCGGAGGTAAAACGGCCTCGGAAATGTTTGACGGCGAAAGAAAATTTCCGATCCGTCTCCGTTATTCGCAGGAGTACAGAAAAGACGAAAATGATATTGCAGCCTTAATGGTTCCTACACAGGACGGTGCTAAAATTCCGTTAAAAGAAATCAGCACGATCGAAAAAGACAACGGAGCCGCATTTATTTACAGAGATGATATTAAAAGATACATCGGAATCAAATTTTCCATTCGCGACCGTGATTTGGGAAGTACAATTGCCGATGCGCAGAAAGCTGTTGCTAAAATTGATCTTCCGGACGGATATTCTGTAGGCTGGACCGGTCAGTTTGAAAACCAACAGAGAGCTTCAAAACGATTGGCGCAGGTTGTTCCCGTCAGTATTCTGGGAATTTTCTTCCTTTTATTTATCCTTTTCGGAAATATGAAAGATTCTTTACTGGTGTTGGCGAACGTACCTTTTGCTTTAATTGGAGGAATTATCGCATTGCACGTTACCGGAATTAATTTTGGAATTTCAGCTGGCGTCGGAATGATTGCCCTTTTGGGAATCTGTATTCAGAACGGAGTCATCCTCATTACGGAATTTCATCAGAATGTTAAAAACGGGATGGATCTGGACAGTTCATTGCTGAATGGAGTAAAATCCAGAACACGTCCTGTCATCATGACGGCTTTAATGGCATCCATCGGATTAATGCCCGCCGCTTTGTCTACAGGAATCGGATCAGAATCGCAGAAACCGTTGGCAATTGTCATTATCGGAGGATTAATTACTGCGACTGTTTTAACCCTGCTGATTTTCCCGATTATTTTCTGGATTTTCAACAGAACTAAAAAATCCCAGCAGATCTGATCATTTCTTTCATTTATATTACAAGTTTGTTTAAACTAATTTTAAATTTAACCGCAAAAGAGACAAAAGACTTTATTGGATTTATTTAAAGTATTTCAAAAGTCTGCAAAGAAAAAAAATCTTTGATTTTTTTAAACTTATGTGCTCTTTTTTTCCATTTAAGTAGTAAACTTAAACAACTAAAGTGTTACAATCTTTTGCATCTTTTGCGGTAAAAAGTTTAGACAAGTTTTACATTACCCTTTTATTTAACCGCAGGTGGCAAAAGATATTTAAATAAGATGACTAAAGCTTTAAAGAAAGATTTTATGTTTTCTTTTCTTTACCTTAATAATAAACTATAAATATATTTTTGAAACCTTTTGCCTTTGCGGCTAAATGAACATTTGGTTAAAAAGAGAATCGCGGAAAACGAAGTTTTCCGCGATTCTCGCTATTGAAATAATTATTATGAGTTTAAAATCCTAACCCTACAGCAAAACCTCTCACCGCATTCGGAAAATCGGCAACTGAAGTTGCTGCTCCCGTTGAAGTATTAATGCTGTATACTTTTGTGGCTGTTCCTACAGTTGCCAGCAAATACGCTTTTTGGCTCATGCTTCCGATATCGAAGCCATTGGCATTGGTAATATTGATTCCTAAAGAACCTGTTTCTACCAATGTTCCGTTGTTTGGCGGATTTTGTTGGTATAACTTATCCGTATTGTGATCGATAACGAATAAAGTAGTTGAAGTAGCCCCTGCAAAATTGTTGGTATAAGCAGCTGCTCCTGCCATTGGTGTTCCAGGATTTAGAATACCGTCCACCGCAGTAATTCCTCCTGTGACAGGGTCTAAACGAAGGTTCTGTCCCGTATTGCTGATTACTCTGATTTTATCAACAGTTGGATTAAAATCAAATCCGAAATCGGTTCCCGCAAGTAATGTTGGAAAAGGCGAAGTTCCTACAGCTGTTGCGGCGCCTGTTCCTAAATTAATGGTATACAGTCTGCTGGAACTTCCTAAAGCATAAAGCTGTCCGTTTAACGGTCTGAAATCTATTCCTAAAATATTTTCGCCGCTCTGCAGTCCCGTAATTGCTTTTGAAACCGGCATCGGACTATTCGGATTGAAAATTTGGAGATTGTTTGAATTATCTACTGCATAAGCAACCGGTTCTGTAGGGATTGCAAGATCAATGATCTGTTGCTGAAGCATTCCTATATTAGTAGCCTTGCCGCTATTCAGATCCAATACATGCAGATTATTATTTAGTGCTAATAAAGCAACGCTGTTATCATATTTAATATCAAAAGCAGCCTGTCCGGTAAAGGTGGTTCCAAGACTTCCGATTTCTACCAATGTTCCGTTATTAGGAGGGTCCTGTTTGAACAATTTTCCTGAAGTCACATCAATATCATACAAAACCGTGCTTGAAGCGCCGGATTTACTGTTCGTATAAGCTACACCTGTTACAGAAGGTGTTCCACCTCCGTTAATATTCATATCGGTTGCAGCAACCGCTCCTGTTTCCGGATGAAGTCTTAAATTTTGCCCTGTATTGCTTACCAGACGGATTCTGTCTACCGTCGGATTAAAATCTATTGAAGCAATCGTTCCGGAAACCGCTGGCGAAAATGCCGCTGTGCCAACCGTTCTCGCAGATGCATTCGAAGTATTGATAACGTAAAGCTTACTCGCGTTTGACAGAGCATAAAGTTCACCTGTTGCTGGTCTGAAGTCTATACTCATAAGTTTTTCACCAGAAGCAACTCCTGTAACCATCACTTTGGAAATAAAATTTTTAGGGTTATTGGCATTAAAAGATACGAGCTCATTGTTTGAAGTTATTCCATATGCCATGATATCCGGTCCCTGGACAATCATATCGTTGGGCATCATATCTTCGGAATCATCACATGAAAATAAAATAGTACAGCTAAAGAGCACTGTAAATAAATGTAGTAGTTTTCTCATAATATAATATTTAAAGGTTTGTATTTTTATCTACGATAAAATGTGAGTTATGGTTTTTTAGTATATTAATTTTTTATGAATCCGGATTTATATGATTAAGAATTAGAGAGATAGTTTATAATTTATTGAAAAGCATCACAAGGATTTTTTCAATTAAGAAATTTGTGTAAATTTGCAATCTCAATACATTGAAATATAAGGCTTGTACTTCATTGGATTTGAATATTGAAACTTTTTTCAAGAAAAAGGTTTTAGTATTTAAAAATTCATTATATTTGCACACCGAAAAATTGAAAAACAATAAATAAATAATTTTAAATCATGGCAAAGGAAACGTTTAATCGTAACAAACCACACTTGAACATTGGTACTATTGGTCACGTTGACCATGGTAAAACTACTCTTACTGCTGCAATCAGTAGTGTATTAGCAAATAAAGGTCTTGCTGAGAAAAAAGACTTCTCTGCTATTGACTCTGCTCCAGAAGAAAAAGAAAGAGGGATCACTATTAATACTGCTCACATCGAATACGAAACTGAAAACAGACACTATGCTCACGTTGACTGTCCAGGTCACGCCGACTATGTAAAGAACATGGTTACTGGTGCTGCTCAGATGGATGGAGCAATCTTAGTATGTGCTGCAACTGATGGACCAATGCCTCAAACTAGAGAGCACATCCTACTTTGCCGTCAGGTAAACGTACCAAGAATCGTTGTTTTCATGAACAAAGTGGATATGGTGGATGATGCTGAGCTTTTAGAGCTTGTTGAATTAGAACTTAGAGATTTATTATCTACTTACGAATATGACGGAGATAACTCTCCAGTAATCCAGGGATCTGCTCTTGGTGCTCTTAACGGAGACGAGAAGTGGGTTAAAACTGTAGAAGAATTAATGGATGCAGTTGATACTTGGATTGAACAACCAGTAAGAGATCAGGATAAGCCATTCTTGATGCCAATCGAAGACGTATTCTCTATCACAGGTAGAGGTACTGTAG
This region includes:
- a CDS encoding efflux RND transporter permease subunit, whose translation is MNKFIKNIIAFSLKNKAFTFIWVAILAVAGFISFKNMPIEAFPDVTNTQIVIITQWNGRSAEEVERFVTTPIELAMSPVQKKTSVRSTTMFGLSIVKILFDDGVDDIFARNQVNNQLRTVSLPDEVDPEVQPPYGPTGEIFRYTLQSKTKDSRELLTLQNWVIDRALRGVPGVADINVFGGQDKVFELSIDPRALDKYNLTPLQVYDAVTKSNLNVGGDVIEKNGQAYVVRGIGLVKSVADIGNITIQNDSGNPVLVKNVAEVHESSMPRVGQAGLNHQEDTVEGIVVMRKGENPREVLVSVKSKIKELNEKVLPKDVKMVTFYDRDNLMDFTTETVMHNLLEGIVLVTVIVLIFMADWRTTLIVSIIIPLSLLFAFLCLKLAGMSANLLSLGAVDFGIIIDGAVVMVEGLFVMLDHKAHKYGDEKFNKLAKAGWIKQTGTGLGKAIFFSKLIIITSLIPIFSFQKVEGKMFSPLAFTLGFALMGALIFTLTLVPVLSHILLNKNVKEKNNPFVNFWDRIVLKGFNFTFKHKKLSLIVSLSFLAVTLFSGKFLGTEFLPQLNEGSLWITAEMPMSSSLKESLKTADLLKKDIMSFPEVTDVLAQTGRSNDGTDPNGFGFVQFAVNLKPKEDWKRNITYDELIEEIDKKMRNYQGITFNYSQPISDNVAEAVAGFKAENGIKIYGDNLQTLDILAEKVLKQVKDIEGVKDAGIIKNIGQPEVSVVLDRDKMAAYGVMPDDAQSVLEMAFGGKTASEMFDGERKFPIRLRYSQEYRKDENDIAALMVPTQDGAKIPLKEISTIEKDNGAAFIYRDDIKRYIGIKFSIRDRDLGSTIADAQKAVAKIDLPDGYSVGWTGQFENQQRASKRLAQVVPVSILGIFFLLFILFGNMKDSLLVLANVPFALIGGIIALHVTGINFGISAGVGMIALLGICIQNGVILITEFHQNVKNGMDLDSSLLNGVKSRTRPVIMTALMASIGLMPAALSTGIGSESQKPLAIVIIGGLITATVLTLLIFPIIFWIFNRTKKSQQI
- a CDS encoding DUF4394 domain-containing protein; translation: MRKLLHLFTVLFSCTILFSCDDSEDMMPNDMIVQGPDIMAYGITSNNELVSFNANNPKNFISKVMVTGVASGEKLMSIDFRPATGELYALSNASKLYVINTSNASARTVGTAAFSPAVSGTIASIDFNPTVDRIRLVSNTGQNLRLHPETGAVAATDMNINGGGTPSVTGVAYTNSKSGASSTVLYDIDVTSGKLFKQDPPNNGTLVEIGSLGTTFTGQAAFDIKYDNSVALLALNNNLHVLDLNSGKATNIGMLQQQIIDLAIPTEPVAYAVDNSNNLQIFNPNSPMPVSKAITGLQSGENILGIDFRPLNGQLYALGSSSRLYTINLGTGAATAVGTSPFPTLLAGTDFGFDFNPTVDKIRVISNTGQNLRLDPVTGGITAVDGILNPGTPMAGAAAYTNNFAGATSTTLFVIDHNTDKLYQQNPPNNGTLVETGSLGINITNANGFDIGSMSQKAYLLATVGTATKVYSINTSTGAATSVADFPNAVRGFAVGLGF
- the tuf gene encoding elongation factor Tu, which translates into the protein MAKETFNRNKPHLNIGTIGHVDHGKTTLTAAISSVLANKGLAEKKDFSAIDSAPEEKERGITINTAHIEYETENRHYAHVDCPGHADYVKNMVTGAAQMDGAILVCAATDGPMPQTREHILLCRQVNVPRIVVFMNKVDMVDDAELLELVELELRDLLSTYEYDGDNSPVIQGSALGALNGDEKWVKTVEELMDAVDTWIEQPVRDQDKPFLMPIEDVFSITGRGTVATGRIESGVINTGDPVDIVGMGDEKLTSTITGVEMFRKILDRGEAGDNVGLLLRGIEKTDIKRGMVIAKKDSVKPHKKFKAEVYILSKEEGGRHTPFHNKYRPQFYVRTTDVTGEIFLPEGVEMVMPGDNLTITVELLQPIALNDGLRFAIREGGRTVGAGQVTEILD